Within Actinosynnema pretiosum, the genomic segment TCGAACTGGCCTGGCAGGGCCCGCTGCCCGCGCACGTGGACGAGCTGCTCGGCCCGGACGAACCGTGGGTGGAGCCCGCCGCCGCGCGGGCCCCGGCGCGCTCCATCGGGTCCGACCCGAGGGTGGCCGCGCTGCGGGTGGTCGTGGAGGAGCTGCGCTGGGACGCCGCGGCGCGCGCCGCCGACCGGACGCCCGAGCAGCGGTGGGACGTCGAGCTGGGGTTGCGCGTGGCGTCGGGGTTGCTGGCCTACCACGCGGCGATGGCGGAGGACAGGCCCGACCGGTTCCCCCGGCTGGGTGGCATCCGGGACTCGGTGATGGCGGAGAACCTGCGCGCGCTGACCGAGCGCGGCCCGACGCTGGTGTTCGCGCACAACCAGCACCTGCGCGCCTCGGCGATCGACTGGGAGGTGGGCGGCGCGGTGAGCCGGTGGCCGAGCGCGGGGTCGCTGCTGGCCGCGCGGCCGGAGCGCAGGCACGCGGTGATCGCGACCGCCGTGGGCGTCGCCGAGCACCAGGGGTTGGGGGAGCCGGAGGCGGACACCGTGGAGGGCAGGCTGGCCGCGCGCTACGACCGGCCCGCGCTGGTGGGGGTGGAGGAGATCGTGGAGCTGTCGGCGGGGGCGCGCAAGCGCGGCGGGTCGGAGCGGCAGCTGAGCTACTTCCCCCTCGACCCGGCCGCGCCGCGCGACTACGACGCGGTGCTGTTCCTGCCGGAGATCGGGCAGGGGTGAACGAACGGAGGTCGGGGCCGCGCGCACGCGGCCCCGACCTCGCTCAGCAGCCGAGGTCGTAGATGTAGACCGAGCTCCAGATCCTGATCCACTCACCGGGCGAGTGCCAGCCCAGGTAGAACACCGAGCAGGTGGTCGACCGGAAGCAGTCGGTGTCCTTGAAGTACTCGGGCGACTGGTTGGAGTTGCGGCCGGAGGCCACCGTCTTGCGCGGGTGGGTGGAGCTGTCCGGCCAGAGCGAGCACGAGGTGTGGCTGCTCGAATCCCTGGCGGCTTCCAGCGACCTGTTGGTGCGGTTGTTCACGATCCCGCACGGGTCGAGCACCCCGCCGCAGTTCGCGCCGAACGGCTCGACGGCGGAGTCGGCCCCTGCCGAGGTGTCGACGGGGACCACAACGATCCCACCCCTCGGCGGGGCGTCACCCGCTGCAGCCACCCCTGCCGCGGCCACGCCCGACGCCGCCATGCCGGATGGCACGAACCCCACCAGCGCCACCAGGACGGCGACTACGATCGCCATGCTGCGGAACACACGTCTGCTCATGCGAATCCCCCTCGGACCACCGGTCGCCCCCCTGGCGAACCCGGTCGGACCGACAGTGCGCCGCTCGGCCACGACGGGTGTCGGAGTCTGGGAAGCCACCCGCCGATGGACGAGCGGTGGGCTGCTCTCGATGGGGCACGCCTGTTCAGGCGCACCGCTGGCCGCGCGCGTCCACGCGGCGCAGGCTGCGGCGACCGCGCACGGCCAGCAGCGGCTTGAGCAGCAGCCACTCGCCGACCCGCTGGTCGCGCGCCCGCACCAGCCGCGCCGCCAGGTGCGGGTGCTGGCGCCACAGGTACTCGCGGGCCTTCTCGGCGTGGAACGGGTTCGACACGACCTTGATCCGGGCGAAGCCCTCCAGCAGCGGCCCGACCTCGCGCACGTTCTCCCAGGTCGTGCGGCTGCGCGGCTCCCGCAGCAGCGGGCCCCGGTAGCCGAGGGCCCTGGCGTGCCCGGCCAGCAGGTCCGCCTCCGGGCGCGCGCCGCCCACCGGGCCCCCGCACACCACCAGCACCGACCCCGCGCCGTCCAGCGAGCGCAGTCCCGCGCGCACCCGCCACCGGTTCACCGCGTTCGGCCGCTCGCCCGCGTTCCGGTAGCCGAGCACCACCACCGCCGTGCCCGAACCCCCGCCGTCCACCCCGGCGCCGAGCCTGCGGCGGGACGCGCGCCAGTGCTCCACCTCGCCCCACACCAGCGCCCCGACCAGCGCGAACCCGATCCCGGCCCCGATCTTCCGCAGCACCACCGCGCCAACCTAGCGGCCCCCGCGACACCGGGGGCGCCCCAGGTGCGATCACCGAAAACCACCTGCGCCGACCAGTCCCCATAGGACACACTCCCCCGCGTGCTGCTGACGTTGACCACCACCCGCGCGCCCGCGACCGACCTCGGGTTCCTGCTGCACAAGCACCCCGACCGCGCGCAGACCTTCACCACCTCCTCCGGCCCCGCCCACGTCTTCTACCCTCGAGCGGACGAGCGGGCCTGCACGGTCGCGCTGCTGCTGGAGGTCGACCCCGTCGGCCTGGTGCGCGGTCACGGCAGCACGCTCACCCAGTACGTCAACGACCGCCCCTACACCTCCGGCTCGCTGATGGCCGTCGCCCTCGGGTCGGTGTTCCGCACCGCCATGAACGGCCGCTGCGAGGCCCGCCCCGAGCTGGCCGCCGAACCGCTGCCGCTGCGCGTGGAGCTGCCCGCCGTGCCGCACCGGCTGGTCGAGCGGCTGTTCACGCCGCTGGGCTGGTGGGTCGACGCCGAGGTGCTGCCGCTGGGCGGGGACCTCGGCGACTCCCGCTACGCGCGCGTCGTGCTGACCGGCGAGCTGCTGCTGTCCCAGGCGCTGCGCCACCTGTACGTGCTGCTGCCCGTCCTGGACGGCGACAAGCACTACCACGTCGACCAGGACGAGGCCGCCAAGCTGCTGCGCGCCGGCGAGGGCTGGCTGCCCGAGCACCCCGACCGGGAGCTGATCACCCGCCGCTACCTGCTGAACCGCAGGACCCTGGTGCAGGAGGTGCTGTCCTCGCTCTCCAGCCTGGCCGAGGCCGAGGAGGTCGAGCCGGAGGAGCTGGACAACGCCCTCGCCCCGCCCCGGATCTCCCTCGCAGGCCTGCGCCGCGAGACCGTGATCTCCGTGCTGCGGGAGGCGGGCGCGCGCAGCGTCGTCGACCTGGGCTGCGGCAGCGGCGCGCTGCTGCGCCCGCTGATCGCCGAACCGCAGTTCACCCGCGTGCTCGGCGTCGACGTCTCCGCGCACGCCCTGCGCGTGGCCGCCCGCAAGCTGCGCCTGGACGGCATGGGCGAGCGGCAGCGCGCCCGCGTCGAGCTGCGCCAGGGCGCGCTGACCTACGTCGACCGGGGCCTGACCGGGTTCGACGCGGCCGTGCTCATGGAGGTCGTCGAGCACGTCGACCCGGAGCGGCTGCCCGCGCTGGAGCACGCCGTGTTCGCCTGCGCCCGCCCCGGCCTGGTGCTGGTGACCACGCCGAACGTCGAGTACAACCCGCTGTTCGAGACCCTGCCCGCCGGGTCGCTGCGGCACGCCGACCACCGGTTCGAGTGGACCCGCGCGCAGTTCCGCGAGTGGGCCGAGGGCGTGGCGGCGCGCACCGGCTACACCAC encodes:
- a CDS encoding YdcF family protein, giving the protein MVLRKIGAGIGFALVGALVWGEVEHWRASRRRLGAGVDGGGSGTAVVVLGYRNAGERPNAVNRWRVRAGLRSLDGAGSVLVVCGGPVGGARPEADLLAGHARALGYRGPLLREPRSRTTWENVREVGPLLEGFARIKVVSNPFHAEKAREYLWRQHPHLAARLVRARDQRVGEWLLLKPLLAVRGRRSLRRVDARGQRCA
- a CDS encoding 3' terminal RNA ribose 2'-O-methyltransferase Hen1 yields the protein MLLTLTTTRAPATDLGFLLHKHPDRAQTFTTSSGPAHVFYPRADERACTVALLLEVDPVGLVRGHGSTLTQYVNDRPYTSGSLMAVALGSVFRTAMNGRCEARPELAAEPLPLRVELPAVPHRLVERLFTPLGWWVDAEVLPLGGDLGDSRYARVVLTGELLLSQALRHLYVLLPVLDGDKHYHVDQDEAAKLLRAGEGWLPEHPDRELITRRYLLNRRTLVQEVLSSLSSLAEAEEVEPEELDNALAPPRISLAGLRRETVISVLREAGARSVVDLGCGSGALLRPLIAEPQFTRVLGVDVSAHALRVAARKLRLDGMGERQRARVELRQGALTYVDRGLTGFDAAVLMEVVEHVDPERLPALEHAVFACARPGLVLVTTPNVEYNPLFETLPAGSLRHADHRFEWTRAQFREWAEGVAARTGYTTRYLPIGDEDPERGAPTQAAVFTLERTED
- a CDS encoding erythromycin esterase family protein, whose protein sequence is MLPEDLDVTALLGAPRLLALGEAMHFEPALPAVRNELFGRLIADHGYRTVSVESCCLRGRLVDEHVRTGAGEEAEVLRDGFSHGFGEAAGSAELLRLLAAHNRAHPHDPVGFAGFDAPTEMAAADSPRAALELAWQGPLPAHVDELLGPDEPWVEPAAARAPARSIGSDPRVAALRVVVEELRWDAAARAADRTPEQRWDVELGLRVASGLLAYHAAMAEDRPDRFPRLGGIRDSVMAENLRALTERGPTLVFAHNQHLRASAIDWEVGGAVSRWPSAGSLLAARPERRHAVIATAVGVAEHQGLGEPEADTVEGRLAARYDRPALVGVEEIVELSAGARKRGGSERQLSYFPLDPAAPRDYDAVLFLPEIGQG